The Cellulomonas sp. S1-8 genome has a window encoding:
- a CDS encoding NlpC/P60 family protein has translation MAVLSAQEIYRYARLAGFGPDQAQTMTAIALAESGGNTGAHNPVGEDSRGLWQINVAAHQDLAGVDLSDPLENARAAYRVSGQGDNISPWTVTHGGGDARYLQFRDEAQTAAQLAGDPAGGVWSGTDGYGHVVGAGGGGDPLAEVAAGGAPAGGSLLQAFLDAATAQAGDSYVFGATASIDDADPDTFDCSELVKWAAGRQGVDVPDGTWLQYLDLKSDGATMSVEEAINTPGALLFSFPSEPQPGQGRPSSAHVAISLGDGRTIEAANPRKGVIFGEAEGRFNFAGFVPGLTDGTVGPAGPVGVDPGLDSDGDGITDVLEQRLGLDAYLADTDLDGSSDGYEMLVLGTKAEAADSDGDGVSDGQEQLLGTDPLRADTDGDGALDGGAGGPDTDADGLSDALEQIMRTDPFAADTDHDGFVDGAEQSAGFDPLDAVSNPLASVAVDDASL, from the coding sequence ATGGCCGTGCTGTCGGCGCAGGAGATCTACCGGTACGCGCGCCTGGCGGGGTTCGGCCCCGACCAGGCGCAGACGATGACCGCGATCGCCCTGGCCGAGTCTGGGGGGAACACCGGCGCGCACAACCCCGTCGGTGAGGACTCGCGCGGCCTCTGGCAGATCAACGTGGCCGCGCACCAGGACCTCGCGGGCGTCGACCTGTCGGACCCGCTGGAGAACGCGCGGGCCGCGTACCGGGTGTCGGGGCAGGGCGACAACATCTCGCCGTGGACCGTCACGCACGGTGGCGGCGACGCGCGCTACCTGCAGTTCCGGGACGAGGCGCAGACGGCCGCACAGCTCGCGGGCGACCCCGCCGGCGGCGTGTGGTCCGGGACGGACGGCTACGGGCACGTCGTCGGGGCGGGCGGCGGGGGCGACCCGCTGGCGGAGGTCGCGGCCGGCGGGGCCCCGGCCGGGGGCAGCCTGCTGCAAGCCTTCCTCGACGCGGCGACGGCCCAGGCGGGCGACAGCTACGTGTTCGGCGCGACGGCGAGCATCGACGACGCGGACCCGGACACGTTCGACTGCTCCGAGCTGGTGAAGTGGGCGGCGGGACGTCAGGGTGTCGACGTGCCCGACGGGACGTGGCTGCAGTACCTGGACCTCAAGTCCGACGGCGCGACGATGTCCGTCGAGGAGGCGATCAACACCCCCGGCGCACTGCTGTTCTCGTTCCCGTCCGAGCCGCAGCCCGGGCAGGGGCGCCCGTCGAGCGCGCACGTCGCGATCAGCCTGGGCGACGGCCGCACCATCGAGGCCGCGAACCCCCGCAAGGGCGTGATCTTCGGCGAGGCCGAGGGGCGCTTCAACTTCGCCGGGTTCGTCCCGGGGCTGACGGACGGCACGGTCGGCCCTGCCGGTCCCGTGGGCGTCGACCCGGGCCTGGACTCCGACGGCGACGGCATCACCGACGTCCTGGAGCAGCGCCTCGGTCTCGACGCCTACCTCGCGGACACCGACCTCGACGGGTCGTCCGACGGGTACGAGATGCTCGTGCTGGGCACGAAGGCCGAGGCGGCGGACTCCGACGGCGACGGCGTGTCCGACGGGCAGGAGCAGCTGCTGGGTACCGACCCGCTGCGGGCGGACACGGACGGCGACGGCGCGCTCGACGGCGGCGCCGGCGGCCCGGACACCGACGCGGACGGGCTGTCCGACGCGCTCGAGCAGATCATGCGCACCGACCCCTTCGCCGCCGACACGGACCACGACGGCTTCGTCGACGGCGCCGAGCAGTCCGCGGGCTTCGACCCGCTCGACGCGGTGAGCAACCCGCTCGCGTCCGTCGCCGTGGACGACGCCTCTCTCTAG
- a CDS encoding DUF4255 domain-containing protein, which yields MISDADDALVALLQAEALRGQPAEVVLDAPTSSWAARRTGPVVNVFLYDLREEVDRRDVQSRTVHDERGRVVGYSPGPRWYRLSYLVTAWTQRPEDEHTLLGLVLANLVRFDAIPAVHLGGVLDGAHVPLTVGLPPSGDRSAPDLWNALGGELKPALDVVLIAPLTVATTLVAGPPVEGREVRVGDR from the coding sequence ATGATCTCGGACGCCGACGACGCGCTCGTCGCGCTGCTGCAGGCCGAGGCGTTGCGCGGTCAGCCCGCCGAGGTCGTCCTCGACGCGCCGACGTCGAGCTGGGCCGCACGCCGGACCGGACCCGTCGTCAACGTGTTCCTCTACGACCTGCGCGAGGAGGTCGACCGTCGCGACGTGCAGTCCCGCACCGTCCACGACGAGCGGGGACGCGTCGTCGGCTACTCCCCGGGGCCGCGCTGGTACCGGCTGTCGTACCTGGTGACGGCGTGGACGCAGCGCCCCGAGGACGAGCACACGCTGCTGGGCCTCGTGCTGGCGAACCTCGTGCGGTTCGACGCGATCCCCGCGGTGCACCTCGGTGGGGTGCTCGACGGTGCGCACGTCCCGCTGACCGTCGGGCTCCCCCCGTCCGGCGACCGCTCCGCGCCCGACCTGTGGAACGCGCTCGGCGGGGAGCTCAAGCCCGCGCTCGACGTCGTCCTCATCGCGCCGCTGACGGTCGCGACGACGCTCGTGGCCGGGCCGCCGGTCGAGGGGCGCGAGGTGCGGGTCGGCGATCGCTGA